A genomic segment from Klebsiella africana encodes:
- the mraZ gene encoding division/cell wall cluster transcriptional repressor MraZ, with translation MFRGATLVNLDSKGRLAVPTRYRDGLIEDAAGQLVCTIDIHHPCLLLYPLPEWEVIEQKLSRLSSMNPVERRVQRLLLGHASECQMDNAGRLLIAPVLRQHAGLTKEVMLVGQFNKFELWDETTWYQRVKEDIDAEQSATGELSERLQDLSL, from the coding sequence ATGTTCCGTGGAGCAACGTTAGTCAATCTTGACAGCAAAGGCCGCCTGGCCGTGCCAACGCGCTATCGCGATGGGCTGATCGAGGACGCTGCCGGTCAATTGGTATGCACCATTGACATTCATCACCCGTGCCTGCTGCTTTATCCATTGCCTGAATGGGAAGTCATCGAGCAAAAATTGTCGCGTTTATCGAGCATGAATCCCGTTGAGCGGCGCGTGCAGCGTCTGCTTCTGGGTCATGCCAGCGAATGTCAGATGGATAATGCTGGTCGCTTGTTGATAGCGCCAGTGTTACGGCAACATGCCGGGCTGACAAAAGAAGTGATGCTGGTCGGGCAGTTTAATAAATTTGAACTGTGGGACGAAACGACCTGGTATCAACGGGTCAAGGAAGATATCGACGCTGAGCAGTCCGCGACCGGTGAACTGTCGGAGCGCCTGCAGGATTTGTCTTTATAA
- the leuL gene encoding leu operon leader peptide has translation MIRTTRFTSLLLLNACHLRGRLLGDVQR, from the coding sequence ATGATTCGCACCACTCGTTTCACCAGCCTACTACTACTAAACGCATGCCATTTGCGCGGTAGGCTGTTGGGCGACGTTCAGCGTTAA
- the ilvN gene encoding acetolactate synthase small subunit produces the protein MRRILSVLLENESGALSRVIGLFSQRGYNIESLTVAPTDDPTLSRMTIQTVGDEKAIEQIEKQLHKLVDVLRVSELGQGAHVEREIMLVKVQASGYGREEVKRNTEIFRGQIIDVTPTIYTVQLAGTSDKLDAFLASLRDVARIVEVARSGVVGLSRGDKIMR, from the coding sequence ATGCGCCGGATATTATCGGTATTACTGGAAAACGAATCGGGCGCTTTGTCCCGCGTTATCGGCCTCTTTTCCCAGCGCGGCTATAATATAGAAAGCCTGACGGTCGCGCCGACGGACGATCCCACTCTCTCCAGGATGACCATCCAGACCGTGGGCGATGAAAAAGCGATTGAGCAGATCGAAAAGCAGTTACACAAGCTGGTGGATGTTCTGCGGGTCAGCGAGCTGGGGCAGGGGGCTCATGTTGAACGCGAAATTATGCTGGTGAAGGTTCAGGCCAGCGGCTATGGCCGTGAAGAAGTGAAGCGCAACACCGAAATCTTCCGCGGACAGATAATCGACGTGACGCCTACTATCTATACCGTCCAGCTCGCCGGTACCAGCGATAAGCTTGACGCCTTTCTCGCTTCGCTGCGTGATGTCGCGCGCATTGTCGAAGTGGCTCGCTCCGGCGTGGTCGGCCTGTCTCGCGGTGATAAAATCATGCGCTGA
- the cra gene encoding catabolite repressor/activator, with translation MKLDEIARLAGVSRTTASYVINGKAKQYRVSDKTVEKVMAVVREHNYHPNAVAAGLRAGRTRSIGLVIPDLENTSYTRIANYLERQARQRGYQLLIACSEDQPDNEMRCIEHLLQRQVDAIIVSTSLPPEHPFYQRWANDPFPIVALDRALDREHFTSVVGADQDDAEMLAAELRTFPGETVLYLGALPELSVSFLREQGFRKAWQDDPREVHYLYANSYEREAAAQLFEKWLETHPMPQALFTTSFALLQGVMDVTLRREGKLPSELAIATFGDNELLDFLQCPVLAVAQRHRDVAERVLEIVLASLDEPRKPKPGLSRIRRNLYRRGSLNRR, from the coding sequence GTGAAACTGGATGAAATCGCCCGGCTGGCCGGTGTTTCAAGAACCACCGCGAGCTATGTGATTAATGGCAAAGCGAAGCAGTACCGCGTAAGTGACAAAACGGTCGAGAAGGTGATGGCTGTCGTGCGAGAGCACAACTATCATCCGAATGCGGTCGCTGCTGGCCTGCGTGCAGGACGCACACGCTCTATCGGTCTGGTGATTCCGGATCTGGAAAACACCAGCTATACCCGCATTGCAAATTATCTGGAACGTCAGGCACGCCAGCGCGGCTATCAGTTGCTGATTGCCTGTTCAGAGGATCAGCCTGATAACGAGATGCGCTGCATTGAGCATCTGCTGCAGCGTCAGGTTGACGCTATTATCGTCTCCACCTCGCTGCCGCCGGAGCATCCGTTCTATCAGCGCTGGGCCAACGACCCGTTCCCGATTGTCGCTCTTGACCGCGCCCTTGATCGCGAGCACTTCACCAGCGTGGTCGGCGCAGACCAAGACGACGCCGAGATGCTCGCTGCCGAGCTGCGGACTTTCCCTGGCGAAACGGTGCTTTATCTCGGCGCGCTGCCGGAGCTATCGGTGAGCTTCCTGCGCGAACAAGGCTTTCGCAAAGCCTGGCAGGATGATCCGCGTGAGGTGCATTATCTCTATGCCAACAGCTATGAGCGTGAAGCGGCGGCCCAGCTGTTTGAGAAATGGCTGGAAACGCATCCGATGCCGCAGGCGCTGTTTACCACCTCTTTCGCACTGCTGCAGGGGGTGATGGATGTGACTTTGCGCCGCGAAGGCAAGCTGCCTTCCGAGCTGGCAATTGCCACCTTCGGCGATAACGAACTCCTCGATTTCCTGCAGTGTCCGGTGCTGGCCGTGGCGCAGCGTCATCGCGATGTGGCTGAACGGGTGCTGGAGATCGTCCTCGCCAGCCTTGATGAGCCGCGCAAGCCGAAGCCGGGCCTCAGCCGTATTCGCCGTAACCTCTATCGCCGCGGCAGCCTGAATCGCCGTTGA
- the leuA gene encoding 2-isopropylmalate synthase: MSQQVIIFDTTLRDGEQALQASLSVKEKLQIALALERMGVDVMEVGFPVSSPGDFESVQTIARTIKNSRVCALARCVEKDIDVAAESLKVAEAFRIHTFIATSPMHIATKLRSTLDEVIERAVYMVKRARNYTNDVEFSCEDAGRTPIADLARVVEAAINAGATTINIPDTVGYTMPFEYANIISGLYERVPNIDKAIISVHTHDDLGIAVGNALAAVHAGARQVEGAMNGIGERAGNCALEEVIMAIKVRKDIMNVHTNINHHEIWRTSQTVSQICNMPIPANKAIVGTGAFAHSSGIHQDGVLKNRENYEIMTPESIGLNQVQLNLTSRSGRAAVKHRMEEMGYQESDYNLDHLYDAFLKLADKKGQVFDYDLEALAFINKQQEEPEHFRLDYFNVQSGSSDIATASIKLVCGDEVKTEAANGNGPVDAIYQAINRVTDYNIELVKYGLSAKGHGKDALGQVDIVVDYNGRRFHGVGLATDIVESSAKAMVHVLNNIWRAAEVEKELQRKAQNKENNKETV, translated from the coding sequence ATGAGCCAGCAAGTCATTATTTTCGATACGACCTTACGTGATGGCGAACAAGCGTTACAGGCAAGCCTGAGTGTCAAAGAGAAACTGCAGATCGCTCTGGCCCTTGAGCGGATGGGTGTCGATGTGATGGAGGTCGGTTTTCCGGTTTCCTCTCCGGGCGATTTTGAATCGGTGCAAACCATCGCGCGCACCATTAAAAACAGCCGTGTTTGCGCCCTGGCGCGCTGTGTCGAGAAAGACATCGACGTGGCGGCGGAATCCTTAAAGGTGGCCGAAGCTTTCCGCATCCATACCTTTATTGCTACCTCGCCGATGCATATCGCCACCAAACTGCGCAGTACCCTGGATGAAGTCATTGAGCGTGCGGTCTACATGGTGAAACGGGCGCGTAATTATACGAACGATGTCGAATTCTCCTGTGAAGACGCAGGCCGTACGCCGATTGCCGATCTGGCTCGCGTCGTGGAAGCGGCGATCAACGCCGGCGCTACCACCATCAATATCCCGGATACCGTCGGCTACACTATGCCGTTCGAATACGCCAACATCATCAGCGGACTGTATGAACGCGTGCCGAATATCGATAAGGCGATTATTTCCGTCCACACCCATGATGACCTGGGTATCGCCGTCGGTAACGCCCTCGCCGCCGTCCACGCCGGTGCGCGCCAGGTAGAAGGCGCAATGAACGGTATCGGCGAACGCGCCGGGAACTGCGCGCTGGAAGAAGTGATCATGGCAATCAAAGTGCGCAAAGACATCATGAATGTGCACACCAACATTAATCATCATGAAATCTGGCGCACCAGCCAGACCGTCAGCCAGATCTGCAATATGCCGATCCCGGCCAACAAAGCTATCGTCGGTACCGGCGCCTTCGCCCACTCCTCTGGCATCCACCAGGACGGCGTGCTGAAGAACCGCGAGAACTACGAGATCATGACCCCGGAATCTATCGGCCTGAACCAGGTGCAGCTGAACCTGACTTCCCGCTCCGGCCGCGCGGCGGTAAAACACCGGATGGAAGAGATGGGCTACCAGGAGAGTGATTACAACCTGGATCATCTGTACGACGCGTTCCTGAAGCTGGCGGACAAAAAGGGCCAGGTCTTCGATTACGATCTGGAAGCGCTGGCGTTTATTAACAAACAACAGGAAGAGCCGGAGCATTTCCGTCTGGATTACTTCAACGTCCAGTCCGGCTCCAGCGATATCGCTACCGCCTCGATCAAACTGGTCTGTGGGGATGAAGTCAAAACTGAAGCCGCCAACGGCAATGGTCCGGTTGACGCTATCTACCAGGCAATTAACCGCGTTACCGATTACAACATTGAATTAGTGAAGTATGGCTTAAGCGCGAAAGGTCACGGCAAAGACGCCCTGGGCCAGGTGGATATCGTGGTTGACTATAACGGCCGCCGCTTCCATGGCGTCGGTCTGGCAACGGATATCGTTGAGTCGTCAGCAAAAGCCATGGTACACGTGCTGAACAACATCTGGCGCGCCGCCGAAGTCGAAAAAGAATTGCAACGCAAAGCTCAGAATAAAGAGAACAATAAGGAAACCGTGTAA
- the leuO gene encoding transcriptional regulator LeuO, producing MTAELDMLIESPEYKTAPGQEVVKPQLRMVDLNLLTVFDAVMQEQNITRAAHALGMSQPAVSNAVSRLKVMFNDELFVRYGRGIQPTARAYQLFGSVRQALQLVQNELPGSGFEPLSSERVFHLCVCSPLDNILTSVIFNKVAEIAPNIHLVFKSALNQNTEHQLRYQETEFVISYEEFRRPEFACVPLFKDEMVLVASRHHPRISGPIMEADIYQEEHAAVALDRYASFSQPWYDTADKQARIAYQGNAMVSVLNVVSQTQMVAIAPRWLANEYADQLALQILPLPLKINSRTCYLSWHEAAGRDKGHQWMEELLVDICKR from the coding sequence GTGACGGCGGAGTTAGATATGTTAATTGAAAGTCCAGAATATAAAACAGCCCCCGGACAGGAAGTCGTTAAACCTCAACTACGGATGGTTGATCTCAATCTGCTCACCGTTTTTGATGCGGTTATGCAAGAGCAGAATATTACCCGTGCGGCCCATGCACTTGGCATGTCGCAGCCCGCCGTGAGCAATGCCGTATCGCGCCTGAAGGTGATGTTTAATGACGAACTGTTTGTGCGCTATGGCCGCGGCATCCAGCCAACGGCGCGGGCCTATCAGCTGTTTGGTTCGGTGCGTCAGGCGCTGCAGCTGGTGCAAAACGAACTGCCGGGATCCGGTTTTGAACCGCTGAGCAGTGAGCGCGTTTTCCATCTGTGCGTTTGCAGTCCGCTGGATAACATCCTGACGTCGGTCATTTTTAATAAAGTCGCTGAGATCGCACCCAATATTCATTTGGTCTTTAAATCCGCGCTGAATCAAAATACAGAGCATCAGTTACGTTATCAGGAAACGGAATTTGTGATTAGCTATGAGGAGTTCCGACGCCCTGAGTTTGCCTGCGTACCGTTATTCAAAGATGAAATGGTTTTGGTTGCCAGTCGTCACCATCCGCGTATTTCAGGGCCGATCATGGAGGCTGATATTTACCAGGAAGAGCATGCTGCTGTTGCCCTCGACCGGTATGCATCATTCAGCCAGCCATGGTATGACACTGCCGATAAACAGGCGCGAATCGCCTATCAGGGAAATGCCATGGTCAGCGTATTAAACGTGGTATCACAAACGCAGATGGTTGCCATTGCACCGCGCTGGCTGGCTAATGAGTATGCCGATCAATTAGCACTGCAAATATTACCGTTGCCGTTGAAGATCAACAGCCGGACCTGCTATCTCTCCTGGCATGAGGCCGCCGGTCGTGATAAAGGCCACCAGTGGATGGAAGAGTTGCTGGTGGATATTTGTAAGCGCTGA
- the ilvI gene encoding acetolactate synthase 3 large subunit: protein MEMLSGAEMVVQSLVDQGVKQVFGYPGGAVLDIYDALHTLGGIDHVLVRHEQAAVHMADGLARATGEVGVVLVTSGPGATNAITGIATAYMDSIPLVILSGQVATSLIGYDAFQECDMVGISRPVVKHSFLVKQTEDIPGVLKKAFWLAASGRPGPVVVDLPKDILNPAKKLPYAWPDSVSMRSYNPTTSGHKGQIKRALQTLVAAKKPVVYVGGGAINAHCEPQLRELVEKLKLPVASSLMGLGAFPATHTQALGMLGMHGTYEANMTMHHSDVIFAVGVRFDDRTTNNLAKYCPNATVLHIDIDPTSISKTVPADVPIVGDARLVLEQMLELLEQEEAQQPLDDIRDWWQQIEQWRARHCLRYDAQSDKIKPQAVIETIWRLTHGDAYVTSDVGQHQMFAALYYPFDKPRRWINSGGLGTMGFGLPAALGVKMALPDEMVVCVTGDGSIQMNIQELSTALQYELPVLVLNLNNRYLGMVKQWQDMLYSGRHSQSYMESLPDFVRLAEAYGHVGIRISEPQELETKLAEALEQVRQRRLVFVDVTVDGSEHVYPMQIRGGGMDEMWLSKTERT, encoded by the coding sequence ATGGAGATGTTGTCAGGAGCCGAGATGGTCGTCCAATCGCTTGTCGATCAGGGCGTCAAGCAAGTATTCGGCTATCCCGGAGGCGCGGTCCTCGATATCTATGATGCGTTACATACCCTTGGCGGTATCGATCATGTGCTGGTTCGTCATGAGCAGGCGGCTGTGCATATGGCGGATGGCCTGGCACGGGCGACCGGAGAGGTCGGTGTGGTGCTGGTCACCTCAGGACCGGGGGCGACAAACGCGATCACTGGCATCGCGACGGCCTATATGGACTCCATCCCACTGGTGATCCTCTCCGGGCAGGTGGCGACATCGCTTATCGGCTACGATGCTTTCCAGGAGTGCGATATGGTCGGTATTTCCCGGCCGGTGGTAAAACACAGTTTTCTGGTGAAACAGACTGAAGATATTCCGGGGGTTCTGAAGAAAGCCTTCTGGCTGGCAGCCAGTGGCCGTCCCGGACCGGTGGTGGTCGATTTGCCGAAAGATATCCTCAATCCGGCGAAAAAACTGCCGTACGCCTGGCCAGATTCGGTCAGTATGCGTTCGTATAATCCGACGACCAGCGGTCATAAAGGACAAATTAAACGTGCCCTTCAGACTCTGGTGGCGGCTAAAAAACCGGTCGTTTATGTCGGCGGCGGGGCGATCAATGCGCATTGCGAACCTCAGCTGCGCGAGCTGGTTGAAAAGCTGAAGCTACCGGTGGCCTCATCCCTGATGGGACTCGGCGCTTTTCCGGCGACGCATACGCAGGCGCTGGGGATGTTGGGGATGCATGGCACTTATGAAGCCAACATGACGATGCACCATTCAGACGTCATTTTCGCCGTTGGTGTGCGTTTTGACGATCGGACGACCAATAATCTGGCTAAGTATTGTCCGAACGCGACGGTATTGCATATTGATATCGATCCGACCTCGATCTCGAAAACGGTACCGGCAGATGTACCGATCGTCGGCGATGCCCGCCTGGTGCTGGAGCAGATGCTGGAGCTATTAGAGCAGGAAGAGGCGCAGCAACCGCTGGATGACATTCGCGACTGGTGGCAGCAGATTGAGCAATGGCGCGCCCGTCATTGTCTGCGTTACGATGCGCAGAGCGATAAGATCAAGCCGCAGGCGGTCATTGAAACTATCTGGCGTCTGACGCATGGCGATGCTTATGTCACTTCTGATGTAGGTCAGCATCAGATGTTTGCCGCACTCTATTATCCCTTTGACAAACCGCGGCGCTGGATTAACTCCGGCGGTCTCGGCACCATGGGCTTTGGCTTACCGGCTGCGCTGGGGGTCAAAATGGCCCTGCCGGACGAAATGGTGGTCTGCGTCACCGGCGACGGCAGTATCCAGATGAACATTCAGGAACTCTCCACTGCGCTGCAGTATGAGCTGCCGGTCCTGGTGCTTAACCTCAACAACCGTTATCTCGGGATGGTGAAGCAATGGCAGGATATGCTTTATTCCGGGCGTCACTCGCAGTCCTATATGGAATCGCTACCGGACTTTGTCCGTCTGGCGGAAGCCTATGGCCACGTCGGGATCCGCATCAGCGAGCCGCAGGAGCTGGAGACGAAGCTTGCTGAAGCCCTGGAGCAGGTGCGCCAGCGCCGGCTGGTATTTGTCGATGTGACCGTCGACGGCAGTGAGCATGTGTACCCCATGCAGATCCGCGGCGGCGGCATGGATGAGATGTGGTTGAGTAAAACGGAGAGGACCTGA